In the genome of Taurinivorans muris, one region contains:
- a CDS encoding acyl-CoA thioesterase, with amino-acid sequence MLNPDFAQPNIIYTHHVSYGETDAMGVVYYAEYAHIFERARTAYGHAANFPYKNMEERGIMLPASELVIKYKKPARYDDVINVRIAVSEWKNASLRFEYEIYNEDFSQILTTGSTLHACTNTQGKPIRIPAWLKEAFTTGIR; translated from the coding sequence ATGCTCAATCCCGACTTTGCACAACCGAATATCATTTATACCCATCACGTTTCTTATGGGGAAACAGATGCCATGGGTGTTGTTTATTATGCGGAATACGCCCATATTTTTGAACGCGCCCGCACAGCTTACGGACACGCGGCAAATTTTCCATACAAAAATATGGAAGAACGCGGAATAATGCTTCCGGCTTCCGAGCTCGTCATAAAATACAAAAAACCGGCGCGTTATGATGATGTGATCAATGTCCGTATTGCTGTTTCCGAATGGAAAAATGCTTCCCTACGGTTTGAATATGAAATTTACAACGAAGATTTCAGCCAAATTCTGACAACAGGCTCAACCTTGCATGCCTGCACCAACACGCAGGGAAAACCGATCAGGATTCCCGCTTGGCTTAAAGAAGCATTCACAACGGGAATACGATAA